In Blastocatellia bacterium, one genomic interval encodes:
- a CDS encoding lysylphosphatidylglycerol synthase transmembrane domain-containing protein, with protein sequence MSRTTVKFLIWLAIALVLSAWFLHRLEWQAVRDSFGQMNVGLILVAMCPIALTYLVRSLRWRVFLAPIGTASVRNLFAANVVGYSAIFLVGRVGEAVRPVILSLREHIRPSASVATLLVERLYDMVTVGVIFALDLTAWSEPQTADFHSWQALKTTGSILLLVALGGVWGLSMFRRHAPGVLTFVEEHVGWLPTSLRVILLHLLGHLAEGLYVLHDLRGLAVTLGYTLLVWGLVVISFFCVGLAFGLNLSLGSILFVLGFAMIGSLVPTPGGSAGAFHTTTMAGLMLVGVEKNLAASVAIMLHIVSFGTAVLFGPYFLIRDRLSLGKLRRLVESEFHVPESRRTVRMAKRADQPAHQDVTPCV encoded by the coding sequence ATGAGTCGGACGACGGTGAAATTCTTGATCTGGCTGGCCATCGCCCTCGTCCTCAGCGCATGGTTTCTCCATCGGCTGGAGTGGCAGGCCGTGCGGGACAGTTTTGGCCAGATGAATGTCGGTCTGATTCTGGTGGCGATGTGCCCGATCGCTCTCACCTACCTGGTGAGATCCCTCCGGTGGCGGGTATTTCTGGCTCCCATCGGAACGGCCTCGGTGAGAAATCTCTTCGCCGCTAATGTCGTCGGATATTCTGCCATCTTTCTCGTGGGTCGCGTCGGCGAAGCCGTACGTCCCGTGATCCTCAGTCTGCGTGAGCACATTCGCCCAAGTGCCAGCGTCGCCACGCTTCTGGTCGAACGCCTCTATGATATGGTGACCGTTGGTGTGATCTTCGCCCTGGATCTGACGGCCTGGTCAGAACCCCAAACAGCGGACTTCCACTCCTGGCAAGCTTTGAAAACCACGGGCTCGATCCTGTTGTTGGTTGCGCTGGGAGGAGTGTGGGGTCTCTCGATGTTTCGTCGTCACGCCCCTGGAGTTCTCACCTTTGTCGAAGAGCACGTGGGGTGGCTGCCGACATCCCTTCGCGTCATCCTTCTCCACCTTCTCGGCCATCTGGCCGAAGGATTGTATGTCTTGCACGACCTCCGGGGGCTGGCCGTGACGCTCGGTTACACGTTGCTTGTCTGGGGATTGGTCGTGATCAGCTTCTTTTGCGTGGGTCTGGCGTTTGGCCTGAACCTATCGCTCGGGTCCATCCTGTTCGTCCTGGGATTTGCCATGATCGGATCACTGGTGCCGACGCCCGGCGGCTCCGCCGGAGCCTTTCATACCACGACGATGGCCGGGCTCATGCTGGTCGGAGTGGAAAAGAATCTGGCGGCGAGCGTGGCCATCATGCTTCATATCGTCAGTTTTGGAACGGCCGTGCTCTTTGGGCCCTACTTCCTCATCCGCGATAGACTCTCGCTGGGGAAACTCCGTCGCCTGGTCGAGAGCGAATTCCACGTCCCGGAGTCAAGGAGAACAGTGAGGATGGCAAAGAGGGCCGATCAACCGGCTCATCAGGATGTCACCCCCTGCGTTTAG
- a CDS encoding MerR family transcriptional regulator, with the protein MQQPLTAIPDKLYFKIGEVCQITGIQPHVLRYWETEFPQLAPEKNRSGQRVYKRRDIEIVLKIKKLLYEEKFTIAGAKRRLAAETRFKVVSSDTSNDTLDASAPSEIEPPSRSLEALSQIRRGLEELLAMLRDNDIITSRTKR; encoded by the coding sequence ATGCAGCAACCGCTTACGGCCATACCGGATAAGCTGTATTTCAAAATCGGCGAGGTCTGCCAGATCACGGGAATTCAACCCCATGTGCTCCGCTACTGGGAGACGGAGTTCCCTCAACTCGCTCCCGAGAAGAACCGCTCGGGACAGCGTGTGTACAAGCGTCGTGACATCGAAATCGTCCTCAAGATCAAGAAACTGCTCTACGAGGAGAAGTTCACCATCGCCGGAGCCAAACGCCGTCTGGCCGCTGAAACCCGCTTCAAAGTCGTCTCGTCCGATACGTCCAACGACACCCTCGATGCATCCGCTCCGTCTGAGATCGAGCCTCCCTCTCGAAGCCTCGAAGCCCTGAGCCAGATTCGACGCGGCCTGGAAGAGTTGTTGGCAATGCTGCGGGACAATGATATAATCACGTCCCGAACGAAGAGATGA
- the nrdR gene encoding transcriptional regulator NrdR, which yields MKCPFCGYFEDKVVDSRESREGDSIRRRRECLKCGRRFTSYERIDEVPYMVIKKDGRREPFDRQKVLAGIMKACEKRPIPMAKIEGIVDAVDAYVRSSPDRERPTQKIGELIMRRLKELDKVAYVRFASVYLEFQDVSEFMQELKRLVKKKEPKSTRRTGR from the coding sequence ATGAAATGCCCCTTCTGTGGATACTTCGAGGATAAGGTGGTGGATTCCCGCGAATCGCGGGAAGGGGATTCGATCCGTCGGCGACGAGAATGCCTCAAGTGCGGTCGTCGCTTCACCAGCTACGAACGGATTGACGAGGTCCCCTACATGGTCATCAAGAAGGACGGACGGCGGGAGCCCTTTGATCGGCAAAAGGTCCTGGCCGGCATCATGAAAGCCTGTGAGAAACGTCCTATCCCCATGGCCAAGATCGAGGGGATTGTTGACGCCGTTGATGCCTACGTGCGCAGCTCGCCCGACCGAGAACGCCCAACGCAAAAGATCGGCGAGCTGATCATGCGCCGATTAAAAGAACTCGACAAAGTGGCCTATGTGCGGTTCGCCTCGGTTTACCTCGAATTTCAGGATGTCTCGGAATTCATGCAGGAATTGAAACGGCTGGTGAAAAAGAAGGAGCCGAAATCCACCCGTCGCACCGGACGCTAA
- a CDS encoding HU family DNA-binding protein, whose protein sequence is MTKADLARAVYHRHGGLSAREATATVDLILDIIKRRLADGHKVCLGRLGVMEVVERRSRRGRRPAPGKKPMTRILLYRPARALR, encoded by the coding sequence ATGACCAAGGCCGATCTAGCACGCGCTGTTTATCATCGTCATGGGGGACTGTCGGCCCGTGAGGCAACGGCAACGGTGGATTTGATCCTGGACATCATCAAACGACGGCTCGCCGACGGTCATAAGGTATGTCTCGGTCGGCTGGGAGTTATGGAGGTAGTTGAACGCCGGTCGCGTCGGGGTCGTCGCCCCGCGCCTGGCAAAAAACCGATGACGCGAATCTTGCTTTATCGCCCGGCGCGGGCGCTGCGCTGA